gATCGTTTACCTTGTTTTTCCCTtaaagggctttttggtcaattttagtccctcatttTACGATGAAGGACTTTCACTAATTATTTGACCAAAATCGCAATTTAAACTCTAAACTTATTTATGCGTAcatggctcggatcaatatattgacccgttttaataccttgtctcAATAATTGCTAATTCATAGCATCGCTAATTCATAAGGCGTTTTATCCTGTGTGCATAAAACTCCACAAACACTTATTAGTCGTTAATTGTCAAATGGTATCaacattaccatttgacccgtttggtctaaacgacCAAACATTTTTGCGCTTTTATTTAAATGGTATTTATTTACCATTTCGTTAAGTAACTCATTTCGGATTTTTTTACCAATTAATTAGGTCTCTTAAATCTGTTTCTTACGCGTTTGCCCAACATGGCTCATGCCACTTGGTGTCGTTTTAAACTTCAACTTTGATCCATTTATTCTTGACTAAATTATCATTTTACCCCTTTTTATTCGTTTAGGCTTACTTAGAAAGTAGTCATTCAAAATCTCTTTTTATTTATGTCATCTCATGACCAAATTACCATTTCACCCATTTTTACCATTAAACATCGTTTTTCATCTTTTGATATGTTCCGACCCGTATCGTTTCGTGTCAAAATCGTATTTTGAATATAACCTTGTCGCATTTATAGTCTATAAATAAATACATATCTTACGATAAGGGTGTAAGcttttacttaccttgcatccgattacactctttttctcatactcgatccgtttgacccgcttctttcccaagcctccacctagtttgtcaagcgtcaaactatcatataATATTCACAAGGTAGTTAGGTTAGTTGTTCTAGATCATAACCTTTACGCCTTATGAACCTTTATACTACTTTTCTTACCGAACTCTATCATaggtcggtttgacttttaaaagtcaaacctCCTTATAGCATATGAAATTGAGCAACTAAGTTTAACAAACTCATGTTGGTGTTCCGCCAGTTACTCGATAATCACTATTCTTAGGACACCATTTTAACTAATATTTAATCCAAGTTCATGCTATTATTAACATTAAGTTAACTTAGCTCTTGATTATCAAAGACACATTATTCTTTCATTACGCAAAATCTACAGGTTTTCATCTATAAATGAAACCTGTTTCATCATGTTATTAGGCATTCATCCGAATTCCTAATCTAATCAAGTTCTACATTCAAACGAATAGACACGTgatttcacttaggcattttaccGAACACCTCGCGAGCAAGATTTTTATATATCTTTTGTCTAGTTCATGACTAACTTCTAACCAAGTTTCAATCATCAAAATCAAGCCCTTATGTCTAGCATTCATAAACAAAATTCAAGACTCGCATCATAACATTAGTTTTTCACAATCTAACAATCAAATTCATGTGTTCATCACATTGTTATAAAAAACCCACTTAACACATATATGGGTGCTTATCAAATTCCTAGTTTTCAACACTAATACatcaagttttcaactagggtttgttcctagacatGAATTTAACCCAATATCACTCATGCATACAACATTCATCACATAATTTCGTTTTATGAATGTTAATCAGAATTTCAAAATATCACCAAATAACAGAATTCAAGATACCTTGTGATCTCCTAGCTTGAGTGATCACGAAATTAGTTAAAGCCTCAATTTTTAGCTTGATTCCTCTTCAATTTTGTTGAATTTTGTGGGTTTTAAGGGTTTTTGAAAGAACCCTTTTCTTTCTCCTGATGATGATCGACCAAAACACACACACTGTATTAAAAACCTTTTCCACTTTTAACCCTTTTAGTCCCTCAATTTCCAAGGTTTTAAAAAGGTTTAACTATTTCATGTTTCCTTTATTGATTTAACAatacttaactaactaggttgatattcctagttacttagtgggttcggggaagtcataacccgttttatttttaagttctGTGAACTCGGGTCTCTTATGAACTTTATTTCCTTAAaacttttattctctttttatttaatattaggtttatttatttaaatcctaatatttaccgggttaatttttaccactaacggtattttacccgtcattaaaattaacttggtttgattaccaaacccgtttttagGGTGTTACAATTTTTTTGTACCCTCATTTAACCAAAACTAACTGAACCGAActatttatattttcatatatttctagtttttatattttcagttcatgtatttcatatatatacccctattttatttatttatacctaaatttcatgtatttctaatCAATAGGTTTAGCCCAAGTTTAATTTTGCCTATTAACCCGTAGGCTACAGGGTGTGGGATTCAGGACACGTCAGCGCCACATTAGATCCGCGTTAGCCAGGGGGCTTTATCACGTCGTCCCTTAACTTGtagggtgtgggataaagcccccgtcataattacctaattattatttttatttgtatattttattttttaaattaaatgccaattttaataactagaaaataaaaaaaccataatttcattaaaaaaagaAAAGCACTACAAAGTCATTAAAAAACATAAGgtactagaaaataaaaactacatATATTTCGTTCGAATGTGTGCCTTACGAACCTCCAAAATGACTCGGTCCTTCTCCGCTAGATTTGAAAAGTCTTTCGCGATAAATTCCACGTCTTTCTGGATTTGTTTCTCCATTTTCATTTCTTGCTCTTTTTCCTTAATCGAGATTATTTTGTTGAGACTTGCCTCGAACTCGTTCAACTTTGACGGGCCTAAACCGactggttaataaaatagactaaccggTGACTTTGGTTTTGGCTTATGTTGAGGATAATAACCAAACCGACCGCACCATGCACAACACAATGAAATGGATTACCCGATTTCTTCGCTTTTGATGTATATCTATCATACTGATGAtacaataaatattatatgaataagaaaactaccaaaaaACGAGTATTGCAATGCGATGTGTCGCTTCTGTCGCATCGCGCGAGCATCCTGCTAGTTAGTTATTAAGAAACATAAATATCAAGATTTATATTTGTCTGGTAAAATTATTTTTAATGAATAATGAAAATAACACTAACAATAAAAATAACAGACATTAATAATAATCATGATTATAGTAGTAATAATTTTTCTATTAACGTTTTGCATTAAAGTCTACCAATGACTAAATTTAAATGCAGCTCCTACTACTCATGGACCATGAACCCCATAATTTTGAATCGACAGTTGGGCATATAATCACCAACTTTTCCCGCAAGCCCCACCTCAGTTTATAATCAATGCACCTTTCACCacataaaataatattaataactcATATGGTGTTATTAAGTAtttaggcaaaagatcaaatacaaataatcttaacatactaaacatacaaattgaaggaaaacccaaaaagacaaggtgtcatttttgtaattaccaccaactatcaaagttacaaccaaaaatacctaaaaaaacacaattttttttaacattttttattaaaaaatcgctacatttcgttagaaattttttttttttttttttttttgctgccactaaaagtagcgattttttaataaaaaatgttaaaaaaataaaataaaataatttgtgtgttttttttttttatttttttagattttttaggttttttaggggtttagtttttagcattttagcttgggtgggggagggggggggttaggctttttttaggtttttgggggtggggggggggggttaggttttttttttaggttttttggggggtttagtttttagcattttagcttgggtggggggggggggtgggtgggcggggttaggttttttttaggtttttgggggtgggggttgggggcgggggggggggggggttaggttttttttttaggtttttgggggtgggggtggggggggggttaggtttttttttaggttttttgggggggggtaggttttttttaggtttttgggggggtggggggggggtgggtggggggtttaggttttttttgggggtgggggagtggttaggtttttttagaggtatttgtagagtaactttgatagttattgataattacaaaaatgccaccttgtctttttgagttttccttcaatttgtatgtttagtatgttaagattatttgtacaagaactttaccctaagTATTTAAGTTGATTGCCAATGTACAAATAATCTCTTGGCCTAGTGGTTAAGGAGGAGATGAGAAACTTTGCTTCTCTTGAAAGTTTTGGGTTCAAGTCCAGGCAAGAGGGTTTTAATACTAACTTGGTAATACTAACATACTAAATAGTAACCTGGTTAGCAATATCCTAACTGTacgtcgttcaaaaaaaattgattgcTAGTATGGGGTAGCCCACTTGATAAAGACATATGTCTCTTAAAAGGGAGGTTTTTAGGTTCAAACCTAGGCAAACGAGTAATTATTGGTGTAAGGTATAAGAATAatttttgccgttaaaaaaaataaattaagttGATTCTATAGAAATCATTTTCTACTTAAATGTATCACAAATACGTTTTAATGTTTTATAATTATGTTATCCTAACATCATAACATAACAAAACAAAGCCCAAAATATAGAAAAGTATACTTTACTTGAGCAGACTTGCCGAAAAGAAAAATGCAAGCGTGTtatattaacttttcatttaacTTTAAAAACCTGTACAAAAATATTTAACTATCTTGTATGCAAACTTAAATAATGATTAAAAAAAGTATTTGTAGAATAAATTTAAATCTATAAAACCTATCAGCCACTCAAGTggcaaagtaaaaaaaaaaaaaaaagggtaaGAAGAGTAAACTTTTAttttgctccctatggtttggtcgttttaacggttttgcctcaATCATTTAAAAAGATTCATTTTCTTTTATGGTTTACTATGTTTTTCCCATTTTGCttcccgcctctaactccatccaaaatgTTTGTTAACTAAAAATGTATTTTGGTAACTTCAAGTATAAAACTAAGAGTATTATGTTACCAAAATACCATTTTAgttaacaaacaatttggatggagttagagccTGAGAGCAGAATGGGAAAAGCTTAGTAAATAATTGGAGGAAAACGGATGTTTTTAAATGACTGAGacaaaaccattaaaacgacTAAACCACaggagcaaaacagaagtttatTCAACTAAGAATTATAAGAAATATTAAATTAACATTTTTGGTAATGTGTAAAATTATGATGTTTGGAAATGTGTAGTAAAATCAAGTGAATTGAAAGGTAAGAGGGATATGACATATGAGCAAACACATGGTGAAGAATCTTTTACAGATCAACATGTCACCAAACAAGATAATAATAGATTGAAAGATACAGCAGGCAGGCAGTCATATGCCTAAGCATATGATCTTAACTACAACACAAATAATAGACAAAATATTCTTTTCTTTTTCCGTAACATGTTCTTTGTCACCATTCAAACACCTACCACACCAACAGTAGGTGAAAAAACCAAACTAACATTTCGATGTAGTCTAAACATAAACCTTCACTTCATCCACTCATGGAAGCTAATCTAAAACAAACCTCCATTAAAATATTCAAAAAACACCAAAATCCAACTTTATTTAAACCTAATTCCTCCCTACCATGTAAAACTTGTAGTAAGgtgttagttagttagttaaaCCACCATTCACCCTATATAAACACTTTCATTTCCCTTGATGATGAGTATATAATTCCCGTTACTAGATTTCCGTCTTCCAAATAAAGTTTCCTCGATTACCTTCATGTGGCGGTTTCTCCAAAGCTGCAACTTTAGCACGACAACCAGCTTTTCCTCTTTCCGATTGAGGGAGATCAGATGTTTCACTTACCGATCCAGATCTTAGATCAGCAGGAGGGATAAAACAGTCATTTGACAAACCAGGGACATTAAACGCAACCTCTTCAATGGTCCAAGCTTCTTCCATCCGGGTTTTAGTATGACTCATCGCTACCTCACCAAACCTAAAAAGGGTCACCACGGATCGACCCGAGTGTGCAATCATGATCCCGTCTACAGATCGATAATCATCCAAAAACGAGTTTATGGTGGTTTCCCAATAAACAGCGTCACCACCGTTGGTTTGAATACGGGTCAAATGTGAGTCCTCCATGTGAATAAGTAGACCCGTTTTCTGACTAAAAAACCCAAATAGCACGTGCCTTATGATTTCAGCTGGACCTTCGCTTCTTGCTTTTAATGTTTGTGGATCTGCACATTGTTTTAGAATAAAGCAATCTTCACCGTTTATGTTTTTCTCCCCTATGCACTTTGCATCAACAAACATACTCGCAGTCGTTCTAGGATCAAGACCCTGCCTCATCAACATGCttttattagaaaaaaaatatCATAATAatccaaaaagaaaaaaaaaaaccttaatgGACCCATCATGGTCCCCAAGTATTTTTATTATGTGATAGAGACATAAAAAGTAGCCTATATGGCATCCACATCACCATGTAACCATTTTTAAGGGTAAAAAAATACCAATTTCAGAATGGTTTAAAAAAAACCAGTTCACACCTGAAGGGCCCGACGTAGTGGTCTAGCAGGTCCTTTAGCAGCGTGAGCACCGAACCACGGGGTGTGCCTCCAAACAAGTTCCCCATTGCAACCAGCATGAACCTTACTTCCACCAACGGCTAGCTCCACATACCACATATCAGGGTTCATTTGCCACAAAACAAACCCACCAGACTCGGCTGCTTTTGCACCATGCTTATATTTAACCACTCGTGATGCGGTTTCGAATTCAGATGCAACCATCTTCAGTTTTCCCATTGCATAAGCATTTTTTATTGAACTTTGAAGCTTTTGCCCGCCACATGCAGCTGTGTACTGCTGCACTATGTATTGAGCAGATGAACTTTcctgtaaaaaaaatcaaatcaccGAGTAACGCAAGAAATGAGTAACGTACTAGTAACCGGCCATCAAAATAGCATACTTAAACATACAACATTTATATCAAAATTTCATAGTAGCATTCATACCCATTTTAAATCATAGTAAATGAAATAAAACGAGTTGCTTATAACAACTTGTTTCACTAACAAAACAAGAAGTCAAAAACACCAACACTATCCGCTACGATGCTAGCATGTTGTAACAATAATTTGTCCATTTGTTTATGCAATAAAAAAGACTAATTATAAGCAACAGTTTCTTTTATATATGACAAAATGACCACttgttcaaaaaaatatataaaatatagaaAATGTACATGAAATTCTGAACTTTTATCATGATATATGTGAAACTAGTCTCTATAACTAactgtcctaaacaaagttttacaATCTTTCAATTAAATTACCACATATTATTTTgtatttcacaaaaaaaaaaaaaaaaaaaaaaatcggtgTTTGCCCTAATACACGAAAAGTTAAACAATTGAGTCATAAACCCCGAATTCATAGATTTGGATCCTTCCAAATCGACCTGGTTGCGCAAGTAATAAAATAGATATCAAACAAAAAGGTCAACTTCTGCCTTCAAATATTTAAATATTTGAActttcaaattcaaattcaaatttgaaATAAACAATGTTAGTTCACTATGTTACAAAGATGAAAAAATCACCAACAACAAAAGCTACATAATTTAACAACCACAAATCTCATGTGCAAATCTTTACTTTATTAAACATTTTAGTTTTTTAGAAAACTGTAGCTTTTAGAAATTACATGTAAAAAACATGTGATAAATATCTAGGCCAGATCGGATCTCTACAGTAACATTTTTAGGTCAAATCATTAAACTTTTATAAACACAATTAACAGCTTGATAACGACAATAGCAGAAAACAaacactaaaaaaaaaaaaaaaaaaacttacaatgggagtgtCTTTAATGCTAAGGTGAGGCAAAGGGTCACCGGAGCAAACACTGACCGGAGCAAGAGGGGCGCCCATAACCCCAAGCAAAAGCCTCAAATCAGACCTCTGCTTATACGCCATTGATGACGTCATCGACGGAGCCCTGGCCAACTGCCCCTTCACCCAGTTCCCAATGCCCGACCCGACCCGTTTCAACTCCCCACTTTCCGAACCCTCCGGATTGGGTCCCTCAATCAACGGCGCTAGCGCTTCCCCATTCAAACTCCCGGATCTTCCAACGAAAAGCTCTGAGTTTGTCACGTGACCTCGCCGGAAAAGCCCCATCATTGACGGACTTTTGGCACGTGACCTCCCCGGCGATAAACCTCGGACCAAATCGTGTCGTAGAGACGAGAAAAACCcttgttttttttccatttttttgccACACGATCCGAATTCCAAATGCGGGTGGAGATATATAAAAAAGGAGTATTAATGGTGTAACTTAGAGAGAGAAATGATGAGGCATTTTCTTGGCATTGATTGAGGTTTATTAATGGCGGTTGCAGAGAAAAATTGAATGAAATAACTGTAAAAATTCGTGGGTATTTTGGTGGGTATGTGTGACTGTGTAAACGATTTCCACTATTGAACTGCGAGAAGAAATAGGATGGTGTCTTCTCACACAGAATAATATTATACGGAAGATAATAATCAGAGGAGGTATACTCTACGACGCTCCCTACGGGAACTATGGTAGGCTGTAGTGACACTCATGCATTTCATACAGTGGAATTTGAATGGGGTGACACTTGAAAGGCGCGTGAAATTAACACATATGCgtagtggtaagggtgaataatACCCTCATCTTTGGGTGATTTTTGCTATGTAGCAGTACAGTCAGTAAGAGAGGCATTATTAGgcttttttttctaaaataggTGTAGTAAGGATGTGCGTATTATGTTAAAAGGGTGTagacaattaaataaaaataaaaaaccaacaaaaaaagcTATTGGCCAAGAAAAAAGAAGATTAAATGTGATTGGTCCTTCAAATTTGGACATAGTGTTATTTAAAAAACGCCTAGGGGGAATTTTTGATCaataacgcccaataatgcccagGGGGTGGGGAGGGGGCGTGTTTGGGCGTGATTGAGGgcaaattttgaaaaaatcacgcccactacgcatggtcttaggaAAGACGGTGTGGGCGTTGTTTTTTGACGTTTATGCCACACCATGCTACACACACCACCCCGGGAACGGCGATGTCTATAGCGTTTATGTTTAGGCTTTGGGTTTTTCACTGGTGTGAGAGGCATTTGGGTTGTGATGTGGAGGCTCTTGATTGGTGGGTGAATTTTGGAtgtgttttaattggttgatgtctatattatatttatataaacgCCACTTCCACACCTCCCGTTTTTACACCACGCTCCATTTCTGACGCGTGCTTACGTGTTGTTTACATGTCGTATAACACCTCATTTTTAAACACCTTCATACCATATAGCGCTTGTTGTTACTTAAGTTATGCTTGGAAAAAAGTATTTTTATTTGGTTTGATagtaaaacgtttttataaagaaataaatgtttattttaacaATTATTATTTAAGTACAACTAGACATCAAGACAAAATAATAAATATCAATGAATCGAAGTCAATATCATTAATGTCTATTTACAATGATACAACTATAAATTAAATACTATTCCTTTTATATATCACGTTTATTTGTCAATTGTCAATATATAGATTTTTTTAATCGCAAACGGAACCTTTATTACCAcgtaaaacagtaaaaaaaaaaaaaaaaaaaaaaaaaaaaacacctagCCAGAAGCTGGGCTAATAAAAATTCTAGAGAATGAAATAATTTTTTTCTAAACAAGTTTCACTTTTATAATAATTAGAGTAAACCTTTGTTTTGCTCCTTGTGGTTTTGTCAATGATTTTGCCCCATTCATTTAAATACGATCATTTTCCTCCAATGATTTATTGTGTATTTTCATTTTATTcaccgcctctaactccatccaaattatTTATTAACTGAAAAGGTATTTAAGTAATTTTATAAATGTAACTATTAAATTATTTGTTataacaaacttttcacaatcaaacatgagaattgctttcaacacacatttttaacaatgaac
This is a stretch of genomic DNA from Helianthus annuus cultivar XRQ/B chromosome 16, HanXRQr2.0-SUNRISE, whole genome shotgun sequence. It encodes these proteins:
- the LOC110916211 gene encoding uncharacterized protein LOC110916211 translates to MEKKQGFFSSLRHDLVRGLSPGRSRAKSPSMMGLFRRGHVTNSELFVGRSGSLNGEALAPLIEGPNPEGSESGELKRVGSGIGNWVKGQLARAPSMTSSMAYKQRSDLRLLLGVMGAPLAPVSVCSGDPLPHLSIKDTPIESSSAQYIVQQYTAACGGQKLQSSIKNAYAMGKLKMVASEFETASRVVKYKHGAKAAESGGFVLWQMNPDMWYVELAVGGSKVHAGCNGELVWRHTPWFGAHAAKGPARPLRRALQGLDPRTTASMFVDAKCIGEKNINGEDCFILKQCADPQTLKARSEGPAEIIRHVLFGFFSQKTGLLIHMEDSHLTRIQTNGGDAVYWETTINSFLDDYRSVDGIMIAHSGRSVVTLFRFGEVAMSHTKTRMEEAWTIEEVAFNVPGLSNDCFIPPADLRSGSVSETSDLPQSERGKAGCRAKVAALEKPPHEGNRGNFIWKTEI